The Hemiscyllium ocellatum isolate sHemOce1 chromosome 17, sHemOce1.pat.X.cur, whole genome shotgun sequence genome has a segment encoding these proteins:
- the nip7 gene encoding 60S ribosome subunit biogenesis protein NIP7 homolog, whose protein sequence is MRPLTDEETRLLFEKLSKYIGENIKLLVDRPDGTYCFRLHNDRVYYVSEKILKLATNISRDKLVSFGTCFGKFTKTLKFRLHITALDYLAPYAKYKVWVKPGTEQSFLYGNHILKSGLGRITENTTQYQGVVVYSMADVPLGFGVAAKSTQDCRRVDPMAIVVFHQADVGEYLRNEDTLT, encoded by the exons ATGCGGCCGTTAACGGACGAGGAGACCCGGCTCCTTTTTGAGAAACTCTCCAAATA TATTGGAGAGAATATAAAGTTACTGGTGGATCGGCCTGATGGAACCTACTGCTTCCGTTTACACAATGATCGTGTTTATTACGTAAG TGAGAAAATCCTGAAGTTGGCAACAAACATTTCTCGAGATAAACTTGTTTCATTCGGAACCTGCTTTGGAAAATTCACTAAAACTTTAAAATTCCGACTTCACATTACAGCACTCGACTATCTTGCTCCTTATGCCAAG tacAAAGTGTGGGTGAAACCTGGAACAGAACAATCTTTTCTTTATGGAAATCATATATTGAAATCTGGCTTGGGCCGAATTACtgaaaatacaacgcagtaccaAGGTGTAGTGGTTTACTCCATGGCAGACGTTCCTTTG GGCTTTGGAGTTGCTGCAAAATCAACACAGGATTGCCGGAGAGTAGACCCTATGGCAATTGTTGTATTTCACCAGGCTGATGTTGGCGAATATCTTCGAAACGAGGACACTCTAACATAA